From a single Asticcacaulis sp. MM231 genomic region:
- the cutA gene encoding divalent-cation tolerance protein CutA, whose translation MSDIVTVSIACANEAEAQSLTGLLVTARLAACVQSHEIRSTYRWKGGIDTANEIMLTAKTLLEKLPMLEKLVKQHHSYDVPEILAVPVAWASADYAAWLREALEV comes from the coding sequence GTTACCGTTTCGATTGCCTGCGCCAATGAAGCCGAAGCCCAGAGCCTGACCGGTCTGCTGGTGACGGCGCGACTGGCCGCCTGCGTGCAGAGCCATGAAATCCGTTCGACCTACCGCTGGAAGGGCGGGATAGATACGGCCAACGAGATCATGCTGACCGCCAAGACCCTCTTGGAAAAGCTGCCGATGCTGGAAAAGCTGGTCAAGCAGCATCACAGCTATGATGTACCGGAAATTCTCGCCGTGCCGGTGGCCTGGGCCAGCGCGGATTATGCGGCGTGGTTGCGCGAAGCTCTTGAGGTTTGA